Proteins from one Blattabacterium cuenoti genomic window:
- the yajC gene encoding preprotein translocase subunit YajC, producing the protein MFFLLQQNSIANTICMFALIFIIFYFFMIRPQIRKQKIEKKFQDNLKRGNYIVTNSGIHGKIIDITENFCILETIIGKIKLEKNTISKDLTELRYKEKELLKIKNNKK; encoded by the coding sequence TACAACAAAATTCTATTGCAAATACTATTTGTATGTTTGCATTAATTTTTATTATATTTTATTTTTTTATGATACGTCCTCAAATACGAAAACAAAAAATTGAAAAAAAATTTCAAGATAATTTAAAAAGAGGAAATTATATAGTAACAAATTCTGGAATACATGGAAAAATTATAGATATTACAGAAAATTTTTGTATACTAGAAACTATTATAGGAAAAATAAAATTGGAAAAAAATACTATTTCCAAAGATTTAACAGAATTACGTTATAAGGAAAAGGAATTATTAAAAATAAAAAATAATAAAAAATGA
- the coaE gene encoding dephospho-CoA kinase (Dephospho-CoA kinase (CoaE) performs the final step in coenzyme A biosynthesis.) codes for MKFLLIGITGKMGSGKSLLSSFFKKKGIPIYSSDKRGKILMNKIKIVKKNIIKHFGNNSYKKEKINKDYLSEIVFKNPNALKLLCSIIHPWISIDFKNWIFSLQKKTFYVIKESALLFESGSYKECNCIITITSPKKKMIERIIKRDNLNENQIINRLNNQISNKKRKKKSHFIIHNYSSITFLQKKADKMHKLFNKYIK; via the coding sequence ATGAAATTTTTATTAATAGGAATAACTGGAAAAATGGGTTCTGGAAAAAGTTTATTGTCTTCTTTTTTTAAAAAAAAAGGAATTCCTATTTATTCTTCGGATAAAAGAGGAAAGATATTAATGAATAAAATAAAAATTGTAAAAAAAAATATTATTAAACATTTTGGAAATAATTCTTATAAAAAAGAAAAAATTAATAAAGATTATTTATCAGAAATTGTTTTTAAAAATCCTAATGCATTAAAATTATTATGTTCTATTATACATCCATGGATTTCTATTGATTTTAAAAATTGGATTTTTTCTTTACAAAAGAAAACTTTTTATGTTATAAAAGAATCTGCACTTTTATTTGAAAGTGGAAGTTATAAAGAATGTAATTGTATTATTACAATCACTTCACCGAAAAAAAAAATGATTGAAAGAATTATAAAAAGAGATAATTTAAATGAAAATCAAATTATAAATCGTTTAAATAATCAAATATCTAATAAAAAAAGAAAAAAAAAATCTCATTTTATTATTCATAATTATTCATCTATAACTTTTTTACAAAAAAAAGCAGATAAAATGCATAAATTATTTAATAAATACATAAAATAA
- a CDS encoding 30S ribosomal protein THX, translating to MGKGDKKTKRGKIKNKTYGNLRPNPKNIRKKKKKN from the coding sequence ATGGGAAAAGGAGATAAAAAAACTAAAAGAGGAAAAATTAAAAATAAAACTTATGGAAATCTTCGGCCAAATCCAAAAAATATAAGAAAAAAGAAAAAAAAGAATTAA
- a CDS encoding zinc metallopeptidase, with protein sequence MSYYLIIGITFLVSFIVNLILKRKFQEFSKFHLHSYMSGKEIAEKMLEDNGITDVDVLLIEEEGNLTDHYNPMNKTINLSQIVYNGRNAASIAVAAHECGHALQHKVGYNLLKIRNRLIFILNFSSKFTNITIMAGLTIFYNSGGKDSLILQLGIALFFLIVFFYFLTLPIEFDASNRALKWIKKKNIVNYQEYNKAKESLNWAAMTYVISALGSLAQLIYFLSFFFTGINKKDDK encoded by the coding sequence ATGAGTTACTATTTAATTATAGGTATTACTTTTTTAGTAAGTTTTATTGTTAATTTAATTTTAAAAAGAAAATTTCAAGAATTTTCTAAATTTCATTTACATTCTTATATGAGTGGAAAAGAAATAGCAGAAAAAATGTTAGAAGATAATGGAATTACTGATGTAGATGTTCTTTTAATTGAAGAAGAAGGAAATTTAACAGATCATTATAATCCTATGAATAAAACAATAAATTTAAGTCAAATAGTTTATAATGGAAGAAATGCTGCTTCTATTGCAGTTGCTGCTCATGAATGTGGTCATGCTTTACAACATAAAGTAGGTTATAATTTATTAAAAATACGAAATCGTTTAATATTTATTTTAAATTTTAGTTCAAAATTTACTAATATAACTATAATGGCTGGATTAACTATTTTTTATAATTCCGGTGGAAAAGATTCTTTAATCCTGCAATTAGGAATAGCATTATTTTTTTTAATTGTTTTTTTTTATTTTCTAACTTTACCAATAGAATTTGATGCAAGTAATAGAGCTTTAAAATGGATAAAAAAGAAAAATATAGTAAATTATCAAGAATATAATAAAGCAAAAGAATCTTTAAATTGGGCAGCAATGACTTATGTTATTTCTGCTTTAGGAAGTTTAGCTCAACTAATATATTTTCTATCTTTTTTTTTCACAGGTATAAATAAAAAAGATGATAAATAA
- a CDS encoding NAD(P)/FAD-dependent oxidoreductase yields the protein MNIPTINNLKRVVIIGAGFAGLQVAKKLRRDKYQVVLIDKNNYHTFQPLLYQVATAGLEPDSIAHSIRNIIKKTKNFFFRLAYVHYINTKKQKIYTNIGDLYYDYLIISTGSVTNYFGNKNIEYFSLPMKSITEALNLRSLILQNFESALLTNNIKEKKSIMTFVIVGGGPTGVELAGALAEMKKYILPYDYPNLDDKYMNIHLLQATSRLLDGMSEKSAKQAYKNLKELGVIIWLNCLVQDYDGKIVFMEKNQKIESSNVIWAAGVKGSIIKGFLKEDIMGNRILVDNYLKTIKYKNIFAIGDVAYIKSYQNGHPMMAQPAIQQGNYLAQNFNHFFNNKKNIKPFIYKNIGSMATIGRNKAVCDFPYFKLKGFLAWIVWMFIHLVSLVGFRNKVIALTNWIIQYFHYHNSVRLIIRPFYRKKNHLKKN from the coding sequence ATGAATATTCCAACAATAAATAATCTAAAAAGGGTAGTTATTATTGGTGCTGGATTTGCTGGATTGCAAGTAGCAAAAAAATTAAGAAGAGATAAATATCAGGTTGTTCTCATCGATAAAAATAATTACCATACTTTTCAACCATTATTATATCAAGTTGCTACAGCTGGATTAGAACCAGATTCTATAGCACATTCTATTAGAAATATTATTAAAAAAACAAAAAATTTTTTTTTCAGATTGGCTTATGTACATTATATTAATACAAAAAAACAAAAAATATATACTAATATAGGTGATTTATATTATGATTATTTAATTATATCTACAGGATCTGTTACTAATTATTTTGGTAATAAAAATATTGAATATTTTTCATTACCAATGAAATCTATTACAGAAGCTTTAAATCTTCGAAGTCTTATTTTACAAAACTTTGAATCAGCTTTATTAACAAATAATATAAAAGAAAAAAAAAGTATTATGACTTTTGTTATTGTAGGAGGAGGACCAACTGGAGTAGAACTTGCTGGAGCTTTAGCAGAAATGAAAAAATATATTCTTCCATATGATTATCCTAATTTAGATGATAAATATATGAATATTCATTTATTACAAGCTACTTCAAGATTATTAGATGGTATGTCTGAAAAATCCGCAAAACAAGCTTATAAAAATTTAAAAGAATTAGGAGTTATTATATGGTTAAACTGTTTAGTACAAGACTATGATGGAAAAATAGTTTTTATGGAAAAAAATCAAAAAATAGAATCTTCTAATGTTATATGGGCTGCAGGTGTCAAAGGATCTATTATAAAAGGATTTTTAAAAGAAGACATAATGGGAAATAGAATTTTAGTAGATAATTATCTTAAAACTATAAAATATAAAAATATTTTTGCTATTGGTGATGTTGCTTATATAAAATCTTATCAAAACGGTCATCCTATGATGGCTCAACCTGCCATTCAACAAGGTAATTATTTAGCTCAAAATTTTAATCATTTTTTTAATAATAAAAAAAATATTAAACCTTTTATATATAAAAATATAGGTTCTATGGCTACTATTGGTAGAAATAAAGCAGTATGTGATTTTCCTTATTTTAAATTAAAAGGTTTTTTAGCATGGATTGTGTGGATGTTTATTCATTTAGTTAGTTTAGTTGGTTTTAGAAATAAAGTAATAGCTTTAACTAATTGGATTATTCAATATTTTCATTATCATAATAGTGTACGTTTAATTATAAGACCATTTTATAGAAAAAAAAATCATTTAAAAAAAAATTGA
- a CDS encoding chorismate-binding protein — protein sequence MSKKISIFSLYKKIIKNYWDKNKFVIFKKPHNNKIYFYSHSNSKKNNFFLIKNFDCDYKNIKIVPKKIYYVDILKFFIKKNYESNYSFLTYSIEYKNLIKKAIEKIQKGQLKKVVVSRSIKIHFHNFYLKKTFQKLIFSYPNAFISLWYDVNHGFWIGCSPELLIKSYQKKLETVALAGTIWNKNKWTKKEIEEHKIVIKYIVHLLKYYKGSIFLKKTKIIKMGDLKHLKTSIFFSFLEDPDYYEIINRLHPTPSICGFPKKESLNFIQKYEGYKRGFYTGYIGIINNNNMELYIHLRCANIQKEKKEITLYAGSGITLNSNIDKEYIETENKVKNILSQFFFK from the coding sequence ATGTCAAAAAAAATAAGTATTTTTTCTTTATATAAAAAAATTATAAAAAATTATTGGGATAAAAACAAATTTGTTATTTTTAAAAAACCTCACAATAATAAAATTTATTTTTATTCTCATTCTAATTCTAAAAAAAATAATTTTTTTTTAATAAAAAATTTTGATTGTGATTATAAAAATATAAAAATAGTTCCTAAAAAAATTTATTATGTAGATATATTAAAATTTTTTATAAAAAAAAATTATGAAAGTAATTATTCTTTTTTAACATATTCTATAGAATATAAAAATTTAATTAAAAAAGCTATAGAAAAAATACAAAAAGGACAACTTAAAAAAGTTGTTGTTTCTAGATCTATAAAAATTCATTTTCATAATTTTTATTTAAAAAAAACTTTCCAAAAATTAATTTTTTCTTATCCAAATGCTTTTATAAGTTTATGGTATGATGTTAATCATGGATTTTGGATAGGATGTTCTCCAGAATTATTAATAAAATCTTATCAAAAAAAATTGGAAACTGTTGCTTTAGCAGGAACTATTTGGAATAAAAATAAATGGACAAAAAAGGAAATAGAAGAACATAAAATTGTAATAAAATATATTGTTCATTTATTAAAATATTACAAAGGATCTATTTTTTTAAAAAAAACTAAAATTATAAAAATGGGAGATTTAAAACATTTAAAAACTTCAATTTTTTTTTCATTTTTAGAAGATCCTGATTATTATGAAATAATAAATCGTTTACATCCTACTCCTTCTATTTGTGGATTTCCTAAAAAAGAATCTTTAAATTTTATTCAAAAATATGAAGGATATAAAAGAGGTTTTTATACAGGATATATTGGTATTATAAATAATAATAATATGGAATTATATATTCATTTAAGATGTGCAAATATTCAAAAAGAAAAAAAAGAAATTACTTTATATGCTGGAAGTGGAATTACTTTAAATAGCAATATAGATAAAGAATATATCGAAACAGAAAATAAAGTAAAAAATATTCTTTCTCAATTTTTTTTTAAATGA
- a CDS encoding hotdog fold thioesterase, producing MKKKINELLNKLNHLKKNTLMNTLCIQFIELSLKLDFLIAKMKISHKILQPFGYLHGGATIVLAESVGSSLSFLNLKENKNKEVFNIEISANHIRSIKKGILFAKSKIIHKGKILHIIQTNIYNEKNTIISFCKMTNIIIQKK from the coding sequence ATGAAAAAAAAAATTAACGAATTATTAAATAAATTAAATCATTTAAAAAAAAATACATTAATGAATACATTATGTATTCAATTTATTGAATTATCTCTAAAATTAGATTTTTTAATAGCAAAAATGAAAATAAGTCATAAAATTCTTCAACCTTTTGGTTATTTACATGGAGGAGCAACGATAGTTTTAGCTGAAAGTGTTGGTAGTTCTTTGTCTTTTTTAAATTTAAAAGAAAATAAAAATAAAGAAGTTTTTAATATTGAGATTTCTGCAAATCATATTCGATCTATTAAAAAAGGAATTTTATTTGCTAAATCTAAAATTATTCATAAAGGAAAAATTTTACATATTATTCAAACCAATATTTATAATGAAAAAAATACTATTATTAGTTTTTGTAAAATGACTAATATTATAATTCAAAAAAAATAA